Proteins encoded within one genomic window of Brenneria nigrifluens DSM 30175 = ATCC 13028:
- the trxB gene encoding thioredoxin-disulfide reductase, which translates to MSTVKHHKLLILGSGPAGYTAAVYAARANLHPVLITGMEKGGQLTTTTEVENWPGDAEGLTGPLLMERMQAHAEKFNTEIVFDHIQRVDLQTRPFRLFGDSDEYTCDALIIATGASARYLGLPSEEAFKGKGVSACATCDGFFYRNQKVAVVGGGNTAVEEALYLSNIAAEVHLIHRRDSFRSEKILIDRLMDKVENGNIILHTNRTLDEVLGDQMGVTGVRLRDTRTDAAEELELAGVFIAIGHSPNTAVFGGQLELENGYIKVQSGIHGNATQTSIPGVFAAGDVMDHIYRQAITSAGTGCMAALDAERYLDGLTAAK; encoded by the coding sequence ATGAGTACCGTTAAACATCATAAGTTATTGATTCTGGGCTCAGGCCCGGCTGGCTACACGGCTGCGGTTTATGCCGCGCGGGCGAATTTACATCCGGTGCTCATTACCGGGATGGAGAAAGGCGGTCAGTTGACCACCACCACCGAAGTGGAAAACTGGCCGGGCGATGCGGAAGGCTTAACCGGGCCGCTGCTGATGGAGCGCATGCAGGCGCACGCGGAAAAATTCAATACCGAGATTGTCTTCGACCATATTCAGCGCGTCGATCTGCAAACCCGCCCGTTCCGTCTTTTCGGCGACAGCGACGAATATACCTGCGATGCGTTGATTATCGCCACCGGCGCGTCCGCGCGCTATCTGGGTCTGCCCTCCGAAGAGGCGTTCAAGGGGAAAGGGGTGTCCGCCTGCGCCACCTGCGACGGTTTCTTCTATCGCAACCAGAAAGTCGCCGTGGTCGGCGGCGGCAATACCGCCGTTGAAGAAGCGCTGTATCTCTCCAACATCGCCGCCGAGGTACATCTGATTCACCGCCGCGACAGTTTCCGTTCGGAGAAAATCCTTATCGACCGGCTGATGGACAAGGTGGAAAACGGCAATATCATTCTGCATACCAACCGTACGCTTGATGAAGTCCTCGGCGACCAGATGGGCGTAACCGGCGTGCGCCTGCGCGATACCCGTACCGACGCCGCCGAAGAGTTGGAGCTGGCCGGCGTATTTATCGCCATCGGCCATAGCCCCAACACCGCGGTTTTCGGCGGTCAGTTGGAGCTGGAGAACGGCTATATCAAGGTACAGTCCGGTATTCACGGCAATGCCACCCAGACCAGCATTCCCGGCGTTTTTGCCGCAGGCGATGTAATGGATCACATTTACCGTCAAGCCATTACCTCCGCCGGAACGGGCTGCATGGCGGCGCTTGACGCCGAACGTTATCTGGACGGGTTAACCGCCGCCAAATAA
- a CDS encoding DNA translocase FtsK yields MSQEYTEDKDITLRKLSGSRRLLEAILIVVALFAVYLGVAILSFSPSDPSWSQTAWHEPIHNVGGVAGAWLADTLFFIFGVLAYAIPPIMLCLCWSAFRHRDSQNAIDYFTFSLRLIGTLALILTSCGLAALNIDDLYYFASGGVLGSLLSSSMIPRFNSMGATLILLCVWAAGLTLFTGWSWLTIAEKIGAAVLGCLTFMSNRSRNDSEPEVDAFDERQHPAVTAAAASDDDVLFSAPAITEAIANTASSGEGDDRPPSAPATDEQPAVPEQPAAPQQIDAASTLNPPLYSFEVPDSVGAARDGNADAYHPSGSADLPPIAQPQVAHPIDRPSHGGQSATPETAFRASTTFTPAFSADGDDNPQVKQGVGPELPRPNPVRIPTRRELASYGIKLPSQRLAEQQARAQEQGDTANQDMAPGDEDIAQQEAALQQAYLEQQRQRYGEEYLEREEEENQLIQAQLAQDFAAQQQARYATPDERIPQPHQPAPGRVPLFDAPSPDDDDAADAAPYRRNAPADGPEAAPQEMRTEPAARQPIMDSLIHPFLMRNDQPLHKPTTPLPTLDLLTPPPESEAPVDSFALEQTARLIEARLSDYRVKAEVVDHFPGPVITRFELDLAPGVKAARISNLSRDLARSLSVVAVRIVEVIPGKPYVGLELPNKHRQTVYLREVLDCAKFRDNTSPLAIVLGKDIAGQPVVADLAKMPHLLVAGTTGSGKSVGVNAMIISMLYKATPEEVRFIMIDPKMLELSVYEGIPHLLTEVVTDMKDAANALRWCVGEMERRYKLMSALGVRNLSGYNERVMEANAMGRPIPDPFWKPGDSMDMTPPVLEKLPYIVVLVDEFADLMMAVGKKVEELIARLAQKARAAGIHLVLATQRPSVDVITGLIKANIPTRIAFTVSSKIDSRTILDQGGAESLLGMGDMLYMAPNSSIPVRVHGAFVRDQEVHAVVQDWKARGRPQYIDSIVSGGDEGEGGSLGLDGDEELDPLFDQAVAFVVEKRRASISGVQRQFRIGYNRAARIVEQMEAQGIVSSPGHNGNREVLAPPPME; encoded by the coding sequence TTGAGCCAGGAATATACAGAAGATAAAGATATTACCCTGAGAAAACTCAGCGGTAGCCGTCGTTTGCTAGAAGCGATTTTGATCGTGGTGGCGCTTTTTGCCGTTTATCTCGGCGTCGCGATACTCAGTTTTAGTCCTTCCGATCCCAGTTGGTCGCAAACCGCGTGGCATGAACCCATTCACAACGTCGGCGGAGTGGCGGGAGCCTGGCTGGCGGATACCCTGTTTTTCATTTTCGGCGTGCTGGCTTATGCCATTCCCCCGATTATGCTATGCCTGTGCTGGTCGGCTTTCCGCCATCGCGATAGCCAAAACGCCATCGACTATTTCACCTTTTCTCTGCGCCTGATCGGCACGCTGGCGTTGATTCTGACCTCCTGCGGCCTGGCGGCGTTGAATATCGACGACCTCTACTACTTTGCCTCCGGCGGCGTATTGGGCAGCCTGCTGAGCAGCTCGATGATCCCGCGCTTTAACAGCATGGGCGCCACGCTGATCCTGCTGTGCGTCTGGGCGGCCGGCTTAACGCTGTTTACCGGCTGGTCGTGGTTGACCATTGCCGAAAAAATCGGCGCCGCGGTGCTGGGCTGCCTGACGTTTATGTCTAATCGCTCGCGCAATGATAGCGAGCCTGAGGTCGACGCCTTTGACGAGCGGCAGCATCCGGCCGTAACGGCCGCGGCGGCGAGCGATGATGACGTACTGTTTTCCGCCCCCGCGATAACCGAGGCCATCGCCAATACCGCTTCATCAGGAGAGGGGGACGATCGGCCGCCGTCCGCTCCGGCGACGGACGAACAGCCGGCGGTGCCGGAACAGCCCGCCGCTCCACAGCAAATCGACGCGGCTTCAACGCTCAACCCGCCGCTCTATTCGTTTGAGGTTCCGGATTCCGTCGGCGCTGCTCGTGACGGCAACGCCGACGCGTATCATCCCTCCGGCAGCGCCGACCTGCCGCCGATCGCCCAACCGCAGGTGGCGCATCCCATCGATCGGCCATCCCATGGCGGACAGTCCGCCACGCCGGAGACGGCGTTCAGGGCCAGTACGACGTTTACGCCGGCATTCAGCGCCGACGGCGACGACAATCCGCAGGTAAAACAGGGCGTCGGGCCGGAGTTGCCGCGTCCGAATCCGGTGCGCATTCCTACGCGGCGCGAACTGGCCTCATACGGCATCAAACTGCCGTCCCAGCGCCTGGCCGAGCAGCAGGCCAGGGCGCAGGAACAGGGCGATACGGCTAACCAGGATATGGCGCCCGGCGACGAGGATATCGCTCAGCAGGAAGCCGCGCTACAGCAGGCGTATCTCGAACAGCAGCGTCAGCGTTACGGGGAAGAGTATCTTGAGCGGGAAGAGGAAGAAAACCAGCTAATACAGGCACAGCTGGCGCAAGATTTTGCCGCGCAGCAGCAGGCCCGTTACGCCACGCCGGATGAGCGCATTCCGCAGCCGCATCAGCCGGCGCCGGGCCGCGTCCCCTTGTTCGATGCGCCGTCGCCGGATGATGATGACGCGGCCGATGCCGCCCCGTACCGGCGGAATGCCCCGGCGGACGGCCCCGAAGCCGCGCCGCAGGAGATGCGTACTGAACCTGCCGCCCGTCAGCCTATTATGGATAGCCTGATTCATCCGTTCCTGATGCGTAACGACCAGCCGCTACACAAGCCCACCACGCCGTTGCCCACGCTGGATTTATTGACGCCGCCGCCGGAAAGCGAAGCGCCGGTGGATAGTTTCGCGCTTGAGCAGACCGCGCGGCTGATTGAGGCGCGTCTGAGCGATTACCGGGTAAAAGCGGAAGTGGTCGATCATTTTCCCGGACCGGTGATTACCCGCTTTGAGCTGGATCTGGCGCCGGGGGTGAAAGCGGCGCGTATCTCCAATCTGTCGCGCGATCTGGCGCGTTCGCTGTCGGTGGTGGCGGTGCGTATTGTGGAGGTGATCCCGGGTAAACCCTATGTGGGGCTGGAATTGCCCAATAAACACCGTCAAACCGTGTATCTGCGGGAGGTGCTGGACTGCGCCAAGTTCCGCGATAATACGTCGCCGCTGGCCATCGTGCTGGGTAAGGATATCGCCGGGCAGCCGGTGGTGGCCGATCTGGCAAAAATGCCCCATCTGCTGGTGGCCGGCACCACCGGCTCCGGTAAATCCGTCGGCGTCAACGCCATGATCATCAGCATGTTGTATAAAGCGACGCCGGAAGAAGTGCGCTTTATCATGATCGACCCGAAAATGCTGGAGCTCTCCGTCTATGAGGGGATTCCGCATCTGCTGACGGAAGTGGTCACCGATATGAAAGACGCGGCTAACGCCCTGCGCTGGTGCGTGGGCGAAATGGAACGCCGCTATAAGCTGATGTCGGCGCTGGGGGTGCGTAACCTGTCCGGCTATAACGAACGGGTTATGGAAGCGAATGCGATGGGGCGTCCGATCCCCGATCCGTTCTGGAAGCCGGGCGACAGTATGGATATGACGCCGCCGGTGCTGGAAAAACTGCCTTATATCGTGGTACTGGTGGATGAATTCGCCGATCTGATGATGGCCGTGGGCAAGAAGGTTGAAGAACTTATCGCCCGTCTGGCGCAGAAAGCGCGCGCCGCCGGCATCCATCTGGTATTGGCGACCCAGCGGCCGTCGGTGGATGTGATTACCGGCCTGATCAAGGCCAATATTCCGACGCGTATCGCCTTTACCGTATCCAGTAAAATCGACTCGCGCACCATTCTTGACCAAGGCGGCGCGGAGTCGCTGCTGGGGATGGGGGATATGTTGTATATGGCGCCCAACTCGTCGATACCGGTGCGGGTGCATGGCGCCTTTGTCCGCGATCAGGAAGTTCATGCCGTGGTGCAGGATTGGAAAGCCCGCGGGCGGCCCCAATATATTGATAGTATTGTCAGCGGCGGTGACGAAGGCGAAGGGGGCAGCCTCGGTCTGGATGGGGATGAAGAGCTCGATCCGCTGTTCGACCAGGCGGTGGCCTTTGTGGTGGAGAAACGCCGGGCCTCCATCTCCGGCGTGCAGCGCCAGTTCCGCATCGGCTACAACCGCGCGGCGCGCATCGTAGAGCAGATGGAGGCGCAGGGCATCGTCAGCTCTCCCGGTCATAACGGTAACCGCGAGGTGCTGGCTCCGCCGCCAATGGAGTAA
- the lrp gene encoding leucine-responsive transcriptional regulator Lrp, with translation MVDTKKRPGKDLDRIDRNILNELQKDGRISNVELSKRVGLSPTPCLERVRRLERQGFINGYTALLNPHYLDASLLVFVEITLNRGAPDVFEQFNSAVQKLEEIQECHLVSGDFDYLLKTRVPDMSAYRKLLGETLLRLPGVNDTRTYVVMEEVKQSNRLVIKTR, from the coding sequence ATGGTAGATACTAAAAAACGGCCAGGAAAAGATCTCGATCGTATTGATCGCAACATCCTGAACGAACTGCAAAAAGACGGTCGTATTTCCAATGTCGAGCTTTCCAAACGGGTGGGATTATCACCAACGCCCTGTCTGGAACGGGTACGCCGTCTGGAGCGACAGGGTTTCATCAATGGCTATACCGCACTGCTCAATCCGCATTATCTGGATGCCTCGCTGCTGGTTTTCGTTGAAATAACGCTGAACCGCGGAGCGCCCGATGTGTTTGAACAGTTTAATTCGGCGGTGCAGAAGCTGGAAGAAATTCAGGAGTGTCATCTGGTTTCCGGCGATTTTGACTACCTGTTGAAAACACGGGTGCCGGATATGTCCGCCTATCGCAAGCTGCTGGGCGAGACGCTGCTTCGACTGCCGGGGGTGAACGATACCCGCACCTATGTGGTGATGGAAGAAGTGAAACAAAGCAATCGTCTGGTGATTAAGACCCGATAA